A genomic region of Xanthomonas campestris pv. phormiicola contains the following coding sequences:
- the treY gene encoding malto-oligosyltrehalose synthase, producing the protein MSFTPLRATARLQLHAGFTLLDVAAQVPYYAGLGISHLYLSPIGTAVPGSTHGYDVTDPRQVNPELGGEPALLHLSERVRAHGMGLILDIVPNHMAAHAANPWWWDVLKHGRRSRHAGWFDIDWRAPGRDGKLWLPVLDRAYAQALSEGVLQLQVAEDGEVQLEHHDQRFPIRLEGAIAQDPPAARRAWAARLNEAARLGDDALHRLIERQCYRLAWWRVGNDMLNYRRFFDITSLAALRVEQNEVFAAVHELPLRLVADGHLDGVRVDHVDGLADPTGYVQRLRAQLDRAGRRRGIAAGGIALYIEKILAPQETLRGDWPCDGSTGYDFMDQVAGVLHDPAGLAPLTALWRRETGRSGDFGQEQRAARDEILQGSLQTEFVRTVQALAAAAHLDPATREFSPQMLAHGLMALLRQFEVYRTYAGPDGLDETDAARLAQAAQRARDGAEPRVCAAIDAIERWSRDGRGTGNAQVALRRIVRRRIEQLSAPLNAKSVEDTAFYRHGVLLSRNEVGSDPDVFALAPDAFHAANAARAQHHPRALLATATHDHKRGEDVRMRLTALSAQAPWWGEQVARFQALSADLLPAGSATPLPGDVLMLWQMLVAAWPLELAGDDAAGLADYAERIGAWQLKAAREAKLRTYWTWPDEAYEHGARALLDAALLAPAGAPLREALAQAAAALAPAGALNSLVQTTLRLSVPGVPDLYQGSEGWDLSLVDPDNRRPVDYALRQAWLHDATAPSALLRDWHSGHVKAWLTAQLLQLRGAHPALFAHGSYRPLQAQGAHAQHLLGFAREHEDKTLVVVVPRLTAAAQPLDAAAPLRAQLDWHNTFLTLPAAQYRHVLSERAFAASATTPVSDLLADFPVAVLATFP; encoded by the coding sequence ATGAGCTTCACCCCGCTGCGCGCCACCGCCCGCCTGCAACTGCACGCCGGATTCACCCTGCTCGACGTCGCCGCGCAGGTGCCGTACTACGCCGGCCTGGGCATCAGCCACCTGTACCTGTCGCCGATCGGCACCGCCGTGCCCGGCTCCACCCACGGCTACGACGTCACCGATCCGCGCCAGGTCAATCCCGAACTCGGTGGCGAGCCGGCGCTGCTGCACCTGTCCGAGCGCGTGCGCGCCCACGGCATGGGCCTGATCCTGGACATCGTGCCCAACCACATGGCCGCGCACGCCGCCAATCCGTGGTGGTGGGACGTGCTCAAGCATGGCCGGCGCAGCCGCCACGCCGGCTGGTTCGACATCGACTGGCGCGCCCCCGGGCGCGACGGCAAGCTGTGGCTGCCGGTGCTGGACCGCGCGTACGCGCAGGCGCTGAGCGAGGGCGTGCTGCAGTTGCAGGTGGCCGAGGACGGCGAGGTGCAATTGGAGCACCACGACCAGCGTTTCCCGATCCGCCTGGAAGGCGCCATCGCCCAGGATCCGCCGGCCGCGCGTCGCGCCTGGGCGGCACGGCTCAACGAGGCCGCGCGGCTGGGCGACGACGCCCTGCACCGGCTGATCGAGCGCCAGTGCTACCGGCTGGCCTGGTGGCGGGTCGGCAACGACATGCTCAACTACCGCCGCTTCTTCGACATCACCTCGCTGGCGGCGTTGCGCGTGGAGCAGAACGAGGTCTTCGCCGCGGTGCACGAGCTGCCGCTGCGGCTGGTCGCCGACGGCCACCTCGACGGCGTGCGCGTGGACCATGTCGACGGCCTGGCCGATCCCACCGGCTACGTGCAGCGGCTGCGCGCGCAGCTGGACCGCGCCGGGCGCCGCCGCGGCATCGCCGCCGGCGGCATCGCGCTGTACATCGAGAAGATCCTGGCGCCGCAGGAAACCCTGCGCGGCGACTGGCCCTGCGACGGCAGCACCGGCTACGACTTCATGGACCAGGTCGCCGGCGTGCTGCACGACCCGGCCGGTCTCGCGCCGCTGACCGCGCTGTGGCGCCGCGAGACCGGCCGCAGCGGCGACTTCGGCCAGGAGCAGCGCGCCGCGCGCGACGAGATCCTGCAAGGCTCGCTGCAGACCGAGTTCGTGCGCACCGTGCAGGCGCTGGCGGCCGCCGCGCACCTGGACCCGGCCACCCGCGAATTCAGCCCGCAGATGCTGGCGCACGGCCTGATGGCGCTGTTGCGGCAGTTCGAGGTGTACCGCACCTACGCCGGGCCCGATGGCCTGGACGAGACCGATGCCGCGCGCCTGGCGCAGGCCGCGCAGCGCGCGCGCGACGGCGCCGAGCCGCGGGTGTGCGCGGCGATCGACGCGATCGAGCGCTGGAGCCGCGACGGCCGCGGCACCGGCAACGCGCAGGTGGCGCTGCGGCGCATCGTGCGCCGGCGCATCGAGCAACTGTCGGCACCGCTCAACGCCAAATCGGTCGAGGACACCGCGTTCTACCGCCACGGCGTGCTGCTGTCGCGCAACGAGGTGGGCAGCGACCCGGACGTGTTCGCGCTGGCGCCGGACGCCTTCCACGCCGCCAACGCCGCGCGCGCGCAACACCACCCGCGGGCGCTGCTGGCCACCGCCACCCACGACCACAAGCGCGGCGAAGATGTGCGCATGCGCTTGACCGCGCTCAGCGCGCAGGCGCCGTGGTGGGGCGAGCAGGTGGCGCGCTTCCAGGCCTTGTCCGCCGACCTGCTGCCGGCCGGCAGCGCCACGCCGCTGCCCGGCGACGTGCTGATGCTGTGGCAGATGCTGGTCGCCGCCTGGCCGCTGGAACTGGCCGGCGACGATGCCGCCGGCCTGGCCGACTACGCCGAGCGCATCGGTGCCTGGCAGCTGAAGGCCGCGCGCGAGGCCAAGCTGCGCACCTATTGGACCTGGCCGGACGAGGCCTACGAACACGGCGCGCGCGCCCTGCTGGATGCGGCGCTGCTGGCGCCGGCCGGCGCGCCGCTGCGCGAGGCGCTGGCGCAGGCCGCGGCCGCGCTGGCCCCGGCCGGCGCGCTCAACAGCCTGGTGCAGACCACGCTGCGGCTGAGCGTGCCCGGCGTGCCCGACCTGTATCAGGGCAGCGAAGGCTGGGACCTGTCGCTGGTCGATCCGGACAACCGCCGCCCGGTGGACTACGCGCTGCGCCAGGCCTGGCTGCACGACGCCACCGCGCCGTCGGCGCTGCTGCGCGACTGGCACAGCGGCCACGTCAAGGCCTGGTTGACCGCACAGTTGCTGCAGCTGCGCGGCGCGCATCCGGCGCTGTTCGCGCACGGCAGCTACCGGCCGCTGCAGGCGCAAGGTGCGCATGCGCAGCACCTGCTCGGCTTCGCGCGCGAGCACGAGGACAAGACCCTGGTGGTGGTGGTGCCGCGGTTGACCGCCGCAGCGCAGCCGCTGGATGCGGCGGCGCCGTTGCGCGCGCAGCTGGACTGGCATAACACCTTTCTGACGCTGCCCGCGGCACAGTACCGGCATGTGCTGAGCGAGCGCGCATTCGCAGCGTCGGCAACGACGCCGGTCTCGGACCTGCTCGCCGACTTCCCGGTGGCCGTGCTGGCCACCTTTCCCTGA
- the glgX gene encoding glycogen debranching protein GlgX: MPLRKLARRSRIREGRSYPLGATWDGLGVNFALYSTNATKVELCLFDERGREVERIALPEYTDEIWHGYLPDARPGQLYGYRVYGPYAPDAGHRFNPNKLLLDPYAKQLVGELKWAPALFGYTIGHKDADLSFDRRDSAAYVPKCAVIDPAFTWGKDQRLQTPWDRTVIYETHVRGTTMRHPSVPEAWRGTFSGLKVDEVVEHIKRLGMTAVELLPVHAFVDDEYLLKQGLRNYWGYNTIGFFAPQPRYMATRTVAEFKQMVARLHHAGLEVILDVVYNHTAEGNELGPTLSFKGIDNASYYRLAQDRRFYVNDTGTGNTFDLTNAGALRMVNDSLRYWVSEMHVDGFRFDLATILGREHHGFDPKGGFLDACRQDPLLSQVKLIAEPWDVGPGGYQVGGFPPGWSEWNDKFRDNVRAFWRGDEGQLAELATRLTGSADLFNHRGRRPTASVNFVTAHDGFTLHDLVSYEHKHNEANGEDNRDGSDNNISANYGVEGESDDAEINALRLRQMRNMLATLLLSQGTPMLLAGDEFGRSKGGNNNTYCQDNDLTWLNWESGERAQRLTAFVTRLTHLRAHYPLLHRARFFDGVYDEELGIKDVSWLAPDGEEMNEASWHDPHARALMMRLDGRAPSSGLRQAASNVTLLMIVNGATEDVTFTLPMVEGEHWRVLIDTAERDHEHGLPGGSQWHGICRSLTLLAAERDGKVAASQHQNAAAPPAAAA, encoded by the coding sequence ATGCCGCTTCGCAAGCTCGCCCGCCGCTCCCGCATCCGCGAAGGCCGCTCGTATCCGCTCGGCGCCACCTGGGACGGCCTGGGCGTCAATTTCGCGCTGTACTCGACCAATGCCACCAAGGTGGAGCTATGCCTGTTCGACGAGCGCGGCCGCGAGGTCGAGCGCATCGCGCTGCCCGAGTACACCGACGAGATCTGGCACGGCTACCTGCCCGATGCGCGTCCCGGCCAGTTGTACGGCTACCGCGTGTACGGTCCGTACGCGCCCGACGCCGGGCACCGCTTCAATCCCAACAAGCTGCTGCTCGATCCGTACGCCAAGCAACTGGTCGGCGAACTGAAATGGGCGCCCGCCCTGTTCGGCTACACCATCGGCCACAAGGACGCGGACCTGAGCTTCGACCGCCGCGACAGCGCCGCCTACGTGCCCAAGTGCGCGGTGATCGATCCGGCCTTCACCTGGGGCAAGGACCAGCGCCTGCAGACGCCGTGGGACCGCACGGTGATCTACGAGACCCACGTGCGCGGCACCACCATGCGCCACCCGTCGGTGCCGGAGGCCTGGCGCGGCACCTTCTCCGGGCTCAAGGTGGACGAGGTGGTGGAGCACATCAAGCGGCTCGGCATGACCGCGGTGGAGCTGCTGCCGGTGCACGCCTTCGTCGACGACGAATACCTGCTCAAGCAGGGCCTGCGCAACTACTGGGGCTACAACACCATCGGCTTCTTCGCGCCGCAGCCGCGCTACATGGCCACGCGTACCGTCGCCGAGTTCAAGCAGATGGTGGCGCGGCTGCACCACGCCGGTCTGGAAGTGATCCTGGACGTGGTCTACAACCACACCGCCGAGGGCAACGAACTGGGGCCGACGCTGTCGTTCAAGGGCATCGACAACGCCAGCTACTACCGTCTGGCGCAGGACCGCCGCTTCTACGTCAACGACACCGGCACCGGCAACACCTTCGACCTGACCAATGCCGGCGCGCTGCGCATGGTCAACGACTCGCTGCGCTACTGGGTGTCGGAGATGCACGTGGACGGGTTCCGCTTCGACCTGGCCACCATCCTCGGCCGCGAGCACCACGGCTTCGATCCCAAGGGCGGCTTCCTCGACGCCTGCCGCCAGGATCCGCTGCTGAGCCAGGTCAAGCTGATCGCCGAACCCTGGGACGTGGGCCCCGGCGGCTACCAGGTCGGCGGCTTCCCGCCCGGCTGGTCGGAATGGAACGACAAGTTCCGCGACAACGTGCGCGCGTTCTGGCGCGGCGACGAAGGCCAGCTGGCCGAACTGGCCACGCGCCTGACCGGCTCGGCCGACCTGTTCAACCACCGCGGCCGCCGCCCCACCGCCTCGGTCAACTTCGTCACCGCCCACGACGGCTTCACCCTGCACGACCTGGTCAGCTACGAGCACAAGCACAACGAGGCCAACGGCGAGGACAACCGCGACGGCTCGGACAACAACATCTCGGCCAACTACGGCGTGGAAGGCGAGAGCGACGACGCCGAGATCAACGCCCTGCGCCTGCGGCAGATGCGCAACATGCTGGCGACGCTGCTGCTGTCGCAGGGCACGCCGATGCTGCTGGCCGGCGACGAGTTCGGGCGCAGCAAGGGCGGCAACAACAACACCTACTGCCAGGACAACGACCTGACCTGGCTGAACTGGGAAAGCGGCGAGCGCGCGCAGCGGCTGACCGCGTTCGTGACGCGCCTGACCCACCTGCGCGCGCACTATCCGCTGCTGCACCGCGCGCGCTTCTTCGACGGCGTCTACGACGAAGAACTGGGCATCAAGGACGTGAGCTGGCTGGCGCCGGACGGCGAGGAAATGAACGAGGCGTCCTGGCACGACCCGCACGCACGCGCACTGATGATGCGCCTGGACGGCAGGGCGCCGTCCAGCGGCCTGCGCCAGGCCGCGTCGAACGTGACCTTGCTGATGATCGTCAACGGCGCCACCGAGGATGTGACCTTCACCCTGCCGATGGTCGAAGGCGAGCACTGGCGCGTGCTGATCGACACCGCCGAACGCGACCACGAGCACGGCTTGCCCGGCGGCTCGCAATGGCATGGCATCTGCCGCTCGCTGACCCTGCTGGCGGCCGAGCGCGACGGCAAGGTCGCCGCGTCCCAGCACCAGAATGCGGCGGCACCGCCAGCAGCGGCGGCATGA
- a CDS encoding DUF2934 domain-containing protein — MDAETRQRRIEQLAHEIWEAEGRPDGRAARHWAMAERLVDAEARADPQDHPLSPAGNGPATS, encoded by the coding sequence ATGGACGCAGAAACCCGCCAGCGCCGCATCGAACAACTCGCACACGAAATCTGGGAAGCCGAAGGCCGGCCCGACGGCCGCGCCGCCCGCCACTGGGCCATGGCCGAACGCCTGGTCGACGCCGAAGCCCGCGCCGATCCGCAAGACCACCCGCTTTCCCCGGCCGGCAACGGCCCCGCCACGTCGTAA
- the treZ gene encoding malto-oligosyltrehalose trehalohydrolase codes for MRQGAWPSANGEVAFVLWAPDAGSVELVFDDGRRQPLAAAADGYFAATLACAAGTRYRYAIDGGEPVPDPASRWQPDGVHGASAVLASDGYRWQHDAWRGRPWAETVFYELHVGACGGYAGLRAQLRTLAALGVTAIELMPLAAFPGRHNWGYDVVLPYAPACAYGHPDELKALIDEAHGLGLSVFLDVVYNHFGPDGNYLGQYASPFFREDAPTPWGAAIDFRLAPVQRYFIDNALMWLHEYRFDGLRLDAVHAIVPNAFLDTLREAIMASVPAGRHVHLVLENEANQAGVLERGYSAQWDDDFHNSLHVLLTGENEGYYAGFADAPAQHLARVLGEGFAYQGQADHRGHARGEPSAQLPPHKFVIFAQNHDQIGNRARGDRLITQVAEPALRAALALTALTPMIPLFFMGEPWGSRTPFLFFTDFAPPLDEAVREGRRREFAHFAAFADPQQRATIPDPNAPSTFEASIADISDATHGDGARWRDWFVALMALRRQHLVPALPQARAVGARMLGPKAVTAGWNLGGGEWHVAANFGDTPVALDLPGATVHAENASDDPAQLPPNAFVARYRAGSAT; via the coding sequence CTGCGCCAGGGCGCCTGGCCGAGCGCCAACGGCGAGGTCGCCTTCGTGTTGTGGGCACCGGATGCCGGCAGCGTGGAACTGGTGTTCGACGACGGCCGCCGGCAACCGCTGGCCGCGGCGGCGGACGGCTATTTCGCCGCGACCCTCGCCTGCGCCGCCGGCACCCGCTACCGCTACGCGATCGACGGCGGCGAGCCGGTGCCCGATCCCGCCTCGCGCTGGCAGCCCGACGGCGTGCACGGCGCCAGCGCGGTGCTGGCCAGCGACGGCTATCGCTGGCAGCACGACGCCTGGCGCGGCCGGCCGTGGGCGGAAACGGTGTTCTACGAACTGCACGTGGGCGCCTGCGGCGGCTACGCCGGGTTGCGCGCGCAGTTGCGGACGCTGGCGGCGCTGGGCGTCACCGCGATCGAACTGATGCCGCTGGCCGCCTTCCCCGGCCGCCACAACTGGGGCTACGACGTCGTGCTGCCGTATGCGCCGGCCTGCGCCTACGGCCATCCCGACGAACTCAAGGCACTGATCGACGAGGCCCACGGGCTGGGCCTGAGCGTGTTCCTGGACGTGGTCTACAACCACTTCGGCCCGGACGGCAACTACCTCGGCCAGTACGCCTCGCCGTTCTTCCGCGAAGACGCGCCGACCCCGTGGGGCGCGGCGATCGACTTCCGGCTGGCGCCGGTGCAGCGCTACTTCATCGACAACGCGCTGATGTGGCTGCACGAGTACCGCTTCGACGGCCTGCGCCTGGACGCGGTGCACGCGATCGTGCCGAACGCGTTCCTGGACACGCTGCGCGAGGCGATCATGGCCAGCGTGCCGGCCGGGCGCCACGTGCACCTGGTGCTGGAGAACGAGGCCAACCAGGCCGGCGTGCTGGAGCGCGGCTACAGCGCGCAGTGGGACGACGACTTCCACAACAGCCTGCACGTGCTGCTGACCGGCGAGAACGAGGGCTACTACGCCGGCTTCGCCGACGCGCCGGCGCAGCACCTGGCGCGGGTGCTGGGCGAAGGCTTCGCCTACCAGGGCCAGGCCGACCACCGCGGGCATGCGCGCGGCGAACCGAGCGCGCAGCTGCCGCCGCACAAGTTCGTGATCTTCGCGCAGAACCACGACCAGATCGGCAACCGCGCGCGCGGCGACCGGCTGATCACCCAGGTGGCCGAGCCGGCGCTGCGCGCGGCGCTGGCGCTGACCGCGCTGACCCCGATGATCCCGCTGTTCTTCATGGGCGAGCCGTGGGGCAGCCGCACCCCGTTCCTGTTCTTCACCGACTTCGCGCCGCCGCTGGACGAGGCGGTGCGCGAAGGCCGGCGCCGCGAGTTCGCGCATTTCGCCGCGTTCGCCGATCCGCAGCAGCGCGCGACCATTCCCGACCCGAACGCGCCGAGCACGTTCGAAGCGTCCATCGCCGACATCAGCGACGCCACCCACGGCGACGGCGCGCGCTGGCGCGACTGGTTCGTGGCGCTGATGGCGCTGCGCCGCCAGCATCTGGTACCGGCGTTGCCCCAGGCACGCGCCGTGGGCGCCCGCATGCTGGGGCCGAAGGCGGTGACCGCGGGCTGGAACCTGGGCGGCGGCGAGTGGCACGTGGCCGCCAACTTCGGCGATACGCCGGTGGCACTGGATCTGCCTGGCGCGACGGTCCATGCCGAAAATGCCAGCGACGACCCGGCGCAGCTGCCGCCGAACGCCTTCGTCGCCCGCTACCGGGCCGGTTCCGCCACGTGA
- a CDS encoding MFS transporter gives MSARPAAAPGARPRGTRALEALNFTLADVQDGLGPFLSVFLQSKGWSVAAIGSVMSVGGIAGMLATTPGGALVDATRRKRSIVVVGCSLILLASALLWWSPSFAGVVTAQVMTALAAAALGPALSGITLGLVRQAGFDHQIARNQVGSHAGNVVAAALAGLLGWTFGFGAVFALTAGFGILAIVSVLLIPRDAIDHRAARGLADAGAHGAAHASGWSVLLTCKPLLVLALALALFHLGNAAMLPLYGMAVVAAHQGDPSALTATTIIVAQATMVVASLLAMRLIRVRGHWWVMLLTFLALPLRGLIAASLIHAWGVFPVQILDGVGAGLQSVAVPALVARLLQGTGRVNVGQGAVMTVQGIGAALSPALGGWIAQDFGYRTAFLLLGGISLLSLALWVGLRKPLLQVAGVPAADVAVAPASA, from the coding sequence ATGAGCGCGCGGCCGGCCGCCGCGCCTGGCGCCCGCCCGCGCGGCACGCGTGCGTTGGAAGCGCTGAACTTCACCCTGGCCGACGTGCAGGACGGGCTCGGTCCGTTCCTGAGCGTGTTCCTGCAATCCAAGGGCTGGTCGGTGGCGGCGATCGGCTCGGTGATGAGCGTCGGCGGCATCGCCGGCATGCTCGCGACCACCCCCGGCGGCGCGCTGGTCGATGCGACCCGGCGCAAGCGCAGCATCGTGGTGGTCGGCTGCAGCCTGATCCTGCTGGCCTCGGCGCTGCTGTGGTGGTCGCCTAGCTTCGCCGGCGTGGTGACCGCGCAGGTGATGACCGCGCTCGCCGCCGCGGCGCTGGGCCCGGCGCTGTCGGGCATCACCCTGGGCCTGGTGCGGCAGGCCGGTTTCGATCACCAGATCGCGCGCAACCAGGTCGGCAGCCATGCCGGCAACGTGGTCGCGGCGGCGCTGGCCGGCCTGCTCGGCTGGACATTCGGCTTCGGCGCGGTGTTCGCGCTGACCGCAGGCTTCGGCATCCTGGCGATCGTCTCGGTGCTGCTGATCCCGCGCGATGCGATCGACCATCGCGCCGCGCGCGGCCTGGCCGACGCCGGCGCGCACGGCGCGGCGCACGCCAGCGGCTGGTCGGTGCTGCTGACCTGCAAGCCGCTGCTGGTGTTGGCGTTGGCGCTGGCGCTGTTCCATCTGGGCAATGCGGCGATGCTGCCGCTGTACGGCATGGCCGTGGTCGCCGCGCACCAGGGCGATCCCAGTGCGCTGACCGCGACCACGATCATCGTCGCGCAGGCGACCATGGTGGTGGCCTCGTTGCTGGCGATGCGCCTGATCCGCGTGCGCGGGCATTGGTGGGTGATGCTGCTGACCTTCCTGGCGCTGCCGCTGCGCGGGCTGATCGCGGCCAGCCTGATCCATGCGTGGGGCGTGTTCCCGGTGCAGATCCTCGACGGCGTCGGCGCCGGCCTGCAGAGCGTGGCGGTGCCGGCGCTGGTGGCGCGGCTGCTGCAGGGCACCGGCCGGGTCAACGTCGGCCAGGGCGCGGTGATGACGGTGCAGGGCATCGGCGCGGCGCTGAGTCCGGCGCTGGGCGGCTGGATCGCGCAGGACTTCGGCTACCGCACCGCGTTCCTGCTGCTCGGCGGCATCTCGCTGCTGTCGCTGGCGCTGTGGGTGGGTTTGCGCAAGCCGTTGCTGCAGGTGGCGGGGGTGCCGGCGGCGGACGTTGCGGTGGCGCCGGCGTCGGCTTGA
- a CDS encoding SAM-dependent methyltransferase, whose translation MPLYPLFADLAGRRVLVVGGGEVAMRKIEALLHAGAQVLVYAHALNATVAQWLAQGRLQRVDGEFDAQWLDDAWLVVAATDDTAFNRALAAQAGQRRKLVNVVDDAELSTFQVPAIIDRDPLLVAISSSGAAPMLARRLRERWETELDHSYAQLAQLFARHREAIRARLPQLAQRRRWFEQVLEGPVQVLLQGGQPQAAEQAFHDALQRSEQDVPRRGSVWLVGTGNGDPGALTLKALRALNQADLLLCDPAVDAAVLGLARRDATRQPLPADDAAHFALLVEQVQAGQRVVSLKPGDAFRQAPHAQLATQLAAAGIACDVVAGVALD comes from the coding sequence ATGCCGCTGTATCCCTTGTTCGCCGACCTGGCCGGGCGCCGCGTGCTGGTGGTCGGCGGCGGCGAGGTGGCGATGCGCAAGATCGAGGCGCTGCTGCACGCCGGCGCGCAGGTGCTGGTGTACGCGCACGCGCTCAACGCCACGGTGGCGCAGTGGCTGGCGCAGGGCCGCCTGCAGCGGGTCGACGGCGAGTTCGATGCGCAGTGGCTGGACGACGCCTGGCTGGTGGTCGCGGCCACCGACGACACCGCCTTCAACCGCGCACTCGCCGCGCAGGCCGGGCAGCGCCGCAAGCTGGTCAACGTAGTCGACGATGCCGAGCTGTCCACGTTCCAGGTGCCGGCGATCATCGACCGCGATCCGCTACTGGTGGCGATTTCCTCCAGCGGCGCGGCGCCGATGCTGGCGCGGCGCCTGCGCGAGCGCTGGGAAACCGAGCTGGACCATTCCTACGCGCAGCTGGCGCAGCTGTTCGCGCGCCACCGCGAGGCGATCCGCGCGCGCCTGCCGCAGCTGGCGCAGCGCCGGCGCTGGTTCGAACAGGTGCTGGAAGGCCCGGTGCAGGTGCTGCTGCAGGGCGGCCAGCCCCAGGCCGCCGAGCAGGCCTTCCACGACGCCCTGCAGCGCAGCGAGCAGGACGTGCCGCGCCGCGGCAGCGTGTGGCTGGTCGGCACCGGCAACGGCGACCCCGGCGCGCTGACGCTGAAGGCGCTGCGTGCGTTGAACCAGGCCGATCTGTTGCTGTGCGATCCGGCAGTGGACGCCGCGGTGCTGGGCCTGGCGCGCCGCGATGCGACGCGGCAGCCGCTGCCGGCCGACGACGCCGCGCACTTCGCGCTGCTGGTCGAACAGGTACAGGCCGGGCAGCGCGTGGTCAGCCTGAAGCCGGGCGATGCGTTCCGGCAGGCGCCGCATGCGCAGCTGGCCACGCAGCTGGCCGCCGCCGGGATCGCCTGCGACGTGGTCGCGGGCGTGGCGCTGGATTGA
- the malQ gene encoding 4-alpha-glucanotransferase, with the protein MTDTPLHTLASAAGLLVDWIDASDTPRTVGTDTLRSALGALGLDARDDAACRDSLRQLQASGGSAAPLLTADLGTPIDAGGTPGAAYRLEHEDGSGRDGRFDAQGRVAAIDRDGYWTLQHGDRRTTLAVAPARCYGVAEAVGEDAPRRWGLSLQVYSAQGPDDAGIGDADGVAAWAERIARAGGDAIALSPVHAARPIGTHYSPYSPGDRRFLDPLQAAPARVLGTAMAQRAMQAAGLQQAFAEAQTRALIDWPASSAAKWQWLRQLHADFAQADATLHADFAAFQHQRGAALRDYAAFAARDFGDADPALHLFAQWLTARSWAGVQQQARAAGMGIGLIADLAVGFDPGGAEAAAWPQAVLAGLELGAPPDAFNGDGQAWGIGGYSPTGLRASGFAPFIDLLRAVLRDRGGVRIDHILGLLRLWTIPRGASSADGVYLRYPLHDLLRLLALESWRHRAIVIGEDLGVVPDGIRAELSQRGVMGIDVLLFTRDAKGAFLAPAQWRGDAIATTTTHDLPTLRGWRRGEDIDWRHRLQLSDAAQQRADHLARIADVARMDAAVAAALPQAHDPELDALRFVAATPSPLALLPAEDALGLDQQPNLPGTVDGHPNWRRRLPAPDAAAASAPLATRLDAFAHARRTATTAQGTDA; encoded by the coding sequence ATGACCGATACCCCCCTGCACACCCTGGCGTCCGCCGCCGGCCTGCTGGTCGACTGGATCGACGCCTCCGACACGCCGCGCACGGTCGGCACGGACACGCTGCGCAGCGCGCTCGGCGCGCTCGGCCTGGACGCGCGCGACGATGCCGCCTGCCGCGACAGCCTGCGCCAGCTGCAGGCCAGCGGCGGCAGCGCCGCGCCGCTGCTGACCGCCGACCTCGGCACGCCGATCGACGCCGGCGGCACGCCGGGTGCGGCGTACCGGCTCGAGCACGAGGACGGCAGCGGCCGCGACGGCCGCTTCGATGCGCAGGGCCGCGTCGCCGCGATCGACCGCGACGGCTACTGGACCCTGCAGCACGGCGATCGCCGCACCACGCTGGCGGTGGCGCCGGCGCGTTGCTACGGCGTGGCCGAGGCGGTCGGCGAGGACGCACCGCGGCGCTGGGGCCTGTCGCTGCAGGTGTATTCGGCGCAAGGCCCGGACGACGCCGGCATCGGCGATGCGGACGGCGTCGCCGCCTGGGCCGAGCGCATCGCGCGTGCCGGCGGCGATGCGATCGCGTTGAGCCCGGTACATGCGGCGCGGCCGATCGGCACCCACTACAGCCCGTATTCGCCGGGCGACCGCCGTTTCCTGGATCCGCTGCAGGCCGCCCCGGCGCGCGTGCTCGGTACCGCGATGGCGCAGCGCGCCATGCAGGCCGCCGGGCTGCAACAGGCCTTCGCCGAAGCGCAGACCCGCGCGCTGATCGACTGGCCGGCCTCGTCTGCCGCGAAGTGGCAGTGGCTGCGCCAGCTGCACGCCGACTTCGCCCAGGCCGACGCCACGCTGCATGCGGATTTCGCGGCGTTCCAGCATCAACGCGGCGCCGCGCTGCGCGACTACGCCGCGTTCGCCGCGCGCGATTTCGGCGATGCCGATCCGGCCCTGCACCTCTTCGCGCAATGGCTGACCGCGCGCAGCTGGGCCGGCGTGCAGCAGCAGGCGCGCGCTGCCGGCATGGGCATCGGCCTGATCGCCGACCTGGCGGTGGGCTTCGATCCCGGCGGCGCCGAGGCCGCGGCCTGGCCGCAGGCGGTGCTGGCCGGACTGGAACTGGGCGCGCCGCCGGATGCGTTCAACGGCGACGGCCAGGCCTGGGGCATTGGCGGCTATTCGCCGACCGGGCTGCGCGCCAGCGGCTTCGCGCCCTTCATCGACCTGCTGCGTGCGGTGCTGCGCGACCGCGGCGGCGTGCGCATCGACCACATCCTCGGCCTGCTGCGGCTGTGGACGATTCCGCGCGGCGCCAGTTCCGCCGACGGCGTGTACCTGCGCTATCCGCTGCACGACCTGCTGCGCCTGCTGGCGCTGGAATCGTGGCGGCATCGCGCGATCGTGATCGGCGAAGACCTGGGCGTGGTGCCGGACGGCATCCGTGCCGAACTGTCGCAGCGCGGGGTGATGGGCATCGACGTGCTGCTGTTCACCCGCGACGCCAAGGGCGCCTTCCTGGCGCCGGCGCAATGGCGCGGCGATGCCATCGCCACCACCACCACCCACGACCTGCCGACGCTGCGCGGCTGGCGCCGCGGCGAGGACATCGACTGGCGCCACCGCCTGCAGCTGTCCGATGCCGCGCAACAACGCGCCGACCATCTGGCCCGCATCGCCGACGTGGCGCGCATGGACGCCGCCGTCGCCGCCGCGCTGCCGCAGGCGCACGACCCCGAACTGGATGCGCTGCGCTTCGTCGCCGCCACGCCCTCGCCGCTGGCGCTGCTGCCGGCCGAGGACGCGCTGGGCCTGGACCAGCAACCCAATCTGCCCGGCACCGTCGATGGCCACCCGAACTGGCGCCGGCGCCTGCCGGCGCCGGACGCGGCGGCCGCCAGCGCGCCGCTCGCCACCCGCCTGGACGCGTTCGCGCATGCGCGCCGCACCGCCACCACTGCGCAAGGAACCGACGCATGA